In the genome of Leptolyngbyaceae cyanobacterium, one region contains:
- a CDS encoding NB-ARC domain-containing protein, producing MDRHKQRRKRGVILTPKGLQKLAEARRQLEIEENNGDKFTLEELNDRTNLAPFTIAKVLAHEEAVDKQTLEYFFRAFHLQLQPEDYTRPISDDDRTERSPKQHQIDWGEAIDVSSFYDRADERAKLKYWIIQDNCRLVALLGIGGIGKTALSVKLAEEIQDNFDYVIWRSLRNAPPIVEFLAKLIQFLSNQEETDLPKNVGHLISRFGEILRQKRCLIIIDNVETILCGERAGYYADGYEDYGELFKQVAEANHQSCLLLTSREKPKEVASLEGASLPVRSLQLIGLNSTDGQEILRAKGFFRATGEEWEQLIQRYTGNPLALKIVSTTIQELFNGNIAEFLAENTVVFGDIRDLLDQHFNRLSSLEEEVMYWLAINREPVSMAELKEDIISPVAAAKLLEALESLGRRSLIEKSTPTLGQNSALRFTLQPVIMEYVTGRLIEQVCREITSQNISIFRSHALIKAQTLDYVRDTQIRLILNPIAEQILVNFGSKKSIANCLIDILANLRIQSKSQQGYAGGNAINLLCQLKTNLTNYDFSDLTIWQAYLQDVNLHNVNFQNANFAKCVFNETFRTIFAVAFSPDGKILATGDTDGEIRLWQIDERVESLHTTFLQILQGHQGWVQSLAFSHDGHILASGSEDKTAKLWDISTGKCLKTLTGHKNWVQSVVFSPDGNTLACGTEATIKFWDVQTGECLQTWETGSGWVFAVSFSSDGKTVACGSIEGAVKLWDVASGTCDRTLPGHQGWVWSVLFSPDGSTLASCGDDATIYLWDVKTNTCREVLRGHVAWVWRLAFSPDGKVLASGGQDRTVKLWDVTDGTCLLSLQGHATWVSSLAFHPNGQMLATGSIDRTVRLWDTRTGYCLRTLQGSRDYVHSVAFSPPIYDLNQDSLQILAAGNDRKIGLWNVQTGELVKTLQLDAGWSWSVAFSHDGRILATGNDRAIELWDWQTGQSVQTLQGHTGWIWSIDFSPNDSILASAGEDKTAKIWDINTGKCLQTFSGHTGLIYSIAFSPQGNLLASGSFDQTIRLWDISSGECVQILRSHLSWVESVAFSPQGNLLASGSFDQTVRLWDISTGECVQILQGHTGAINAIAFSPQENLLATGSSDSTVRFWDITSNKCCQILEVNHGYVWSIAFSSDGKILASGSDSETIKLWDVATGKCLQTLKSDRPYEGMNITGVTGLTEATIATLKALGAKGKGERGKGERGNFVTPEF from the coding sequence ATGGATCGACACAAGCAAAGACGCAAACGCGGTGTTATCCTGACGCCGAAAGGCTTGCAAAAGCTAGCAGAAGCAAGACGGCAGTTGGAAATTGAGGAAAATAATGGGGATAAGTTTACTCTAGAGGAATTAAACGATCGCACTAACTTAGCACCTTTTACGATCGCCAAAGTGTTAGCGCACGAAGAAGCCGTTGACAAACAAACTTTAGAGTACTTTTTCCGGGCTTTTCACTTACAGTTACAGCCTGAAGATTATACTAGGCCAATTTCTGATGACGATCGCACCGAGCGATCGCCAAAGCAACATCAGATCGATTGGGGTGAAGCAATTGACGTATCCTCTTTTTACGATCGCGCAGACGAACGTGCCAAGTTAAAGTACTGGATTATACAAGACAACTGTCGTTTAGTCGCACTGCTGGGTATTGGCGGCATCGGTAAAACAGCTTTATCCGTTAAATTAGCGGAAGAAATTCAAGATAATTTCGATTATGTGATTTGGCGCAGTCTCCGCAACGCGCCACCAATTGTCGAATTTTTAGCTAAATTAATTCAATTTTTATCAAACCAAGAAGAAACCGATTTACCAAAAAATGTCGGTCATTTGATTTCCCGTTTTGGCGAAATTCTTCGTCAAAAACGCTGTTTAATAATTATCGACAACGTAGAAACTATTTTATGTGGCGAACGCGCGGGATATTATGCCGATGGATATGAAGATTATGGAGAATTATTCAAACAAGTAGCAGAAGCGAATCATCAAAGCTGTTTACTTCTCACCAGTCGAGAAAAACCGAAAGAAGTTGCTTCTTTAGAAGGCGCAAGTTTACCAGTAAGGTCACTGCAATTAATTGGTTTAAACTCCACAGACGGACAAGAAATCTTACGGGCAAAAGGGTTTTTCCGTGCTACTGGTGAAGAATGGGAACAACTGATCCAACGCTATACAGGAAACCCTTTAGCATTAAAGATCGTTTCGACCACCATCCAAGAATTATTCAATGGAAATATTGCCGAATTTTTAGCCGAAAATACGGTTGTTTTTGGCGACATTCGCGATTTATTAGACCAACACTTTAATCGTTTATCTAGTTTAGAAGAAGAGGTGATGTATTGGCTGGCAATTAATCGCGAACCCGTTTCAATGGCTGAATTAAAAGAAGATATCATTTCGCCTGTTGCCGCTGCCAAATTACTAGAGGCATTGGAATCTTTGGGTAGGCGTTCCTTAATTGAAAAATCGACTCCTACCTTAGGTCAAAATAGCGCCTTGCGTTTTACCTTGCAACCAGTGATTATGGAATACGTGACGGGGCGACTAATCGAACAAGTTTGTCGAGAAATCACCAGTCAAAACATTAGTATTTTCCGCAGTCATGCTTTGATTAAAGCTCAAACTCTCGATTATGTTAGAGATACCCAAATTCGTTTGATTCTCAATCCGATCGCAGAACAAATTCTAGTTAATTTTGGTTCAAAAAAATCTATTGCAAATTGCTTAATCGACATTTTGGCAAACTTGAGAATTCAATCCAAATCTCAGCAAGGTTACGCTGGCGGAAATGCCATCAATTTACTATGCCAATTAAAGACAAATTTAACCAACTATGATTTTTCTGATTTAACAATTTGGCAAGCTTACTTACAAGACGTAAATTTACATAATGTCAATTTCCAAAATGCCAACTTTGCGAAATGCGTTTTCAACGAAACTTTTCGCACTATCTTTGCAGTAGCATTCAGCCCGGATGGAAAAATTTTAGCAACGGGCGATACAGATGGTGAAATTCGTTTATGGCAAATTGATGAAAGAGTAGAAAGTTTGCACACCACTTTTTTGCAAATATTGCAGGGACATCAAGGTTGGGTACAATCTCTTGCTTTTAGTCATGATGGACACATCCTGGCTAGTGGTAGCGAAGACAAAACTGCAAAGTTATGGGATATCTCAACAGGTAAATGTTTGAAAACTTTAACAGGGCATAAAAATTGGGTGCAATCTGTTGTTTTCAGTCCGGATGGAAATACTTTGGCTTGCGGTACTGAAGCTACGATTAAATTTTGGGATGTGCAAACTGGGGAATGTTTGCAAACTTGGGAAACTGGTAGCGGTTGGGTATTTGCGGTTTCTTTCAGTTCGGATGGCAAAACAGTTGCTTGCGGCAGTATCGAAGGGGCGGTTAAGCTGTGGGATGTAGCAAGCGGCACTTGCGATCGAACTCTGCCAGGACATCAAGGTTGGGTGTGGTCGGTGTTATTTAGTCCGGATGGCAGCACTCTCGCTAGTTGTGGCGATGACGCGACGATATATTTGTGGGATGTCAAAACTAATACTTGCCGTGAAGTTTTGCGGGGTCACGTTGCTTGGGTGTGGCGACTGGCGTTTAGTCCGGATGGGAAAGTTTTGGCGAGTGGCGGTCAAGACCGTACAGTTAAGTTGTGGGATGTGACGGATGGTACTTGTCTGCTTTCTTTGCAAGGTCACGCTACGTGGGTAAGTTCGTTAGCGTTTCATCCCAACGGACAAATGTTGGCTACTGGCAGTATAGACCGCACGGTGAGGCTTTGGGATACTCGCACGGGGTATTGTTTGAGAACTTTGCAAGGAAGTCGAGATTACGTGCATTCGGTGGCTTTCAGTCCGCCCATTTACGATCTTAATCAAGATTCTCTCCAAATTTTAGCTGCTGGTAACGATCGCAAAATCGGATTGTGGAACGTGCAAACTGGCGAACTAGTCAAAACTTTGCAGTTAGATGCAGGTTGGAGTTGGTCTGTCGCTTTCAGTCACGATGGACGTATTCTAGCAACAGGTAACGATCGCGCGATCGAATTATGGGATTGGCAAACCGGACAATCTGTGCAAACTTTGCAAGGACATACAGGTTGGATTTGGTCGATCGATTTTTCTCCCAACGACAGTATTTTAGCTAGTGCTGGTGAAGATAAAACCGCCAAAATTTGGGATATTAATACTGGTAAATGTTTGCAAACGTTCTCAGGACATACTGGTTTAATTTATTCGATCGCGTTTAGTCCCCAAGGAAATCTTCTCGCTAGTGGTAGTTTTGACCAAACCATCAGATTGTGGGATATTTCTAGTGGAGAATGCGTGCAAATTTTGCGATCGCATCTCAGTTGGGTAGAATCAGTAGCATTTAGTCCCCAAGGTAATCTTCTCGCTAGCGGTAGTTTCGACCAAACCGTTAGATTGTGGGATATCTCGACTGGGGAATGCGTACAAATTTTACAGGGACATACTGGCGCGATTAATGCGATCGCCTTTAGTCCCCAAGAAAATCTCCTCGCTACTGGCAGTTCCGACAGTACGGTACGTTTTTGGGATATTACTAGTAATAAATGTTGCCAAATTTTAGAAGTAAATCACGGTTACGTCTGGTCGATCGCCTTTAGTTCAGATGGAAAAATTTTAGCTAGTGGCAGCGATTCTGAGACAATAAAATTATGGGATGTTGCGACAGGTAAATGCCTGCAAACCTTGAAAAGCGATCGTCCTTATGAAGGTATGAATATTACAGGGGTTACGGGTTTAACCGAAGCAACTATTGCCACTCTCAAAGCTTTAGGCGCAAAGGGAAAGGGGGAAAGGGGAAAAGGGGAAAGGGGAAATTTTGTAACCCCTGAATTCTGA
- the nuoB gene encoding NADH-quinone oxidoreductase subunit NuoB translates to MNSSATVAPDKIINPVEHPQVTQQLSENVILTTVDDLYNWARLSSLWPLMFGTACCFIEFSAMLGSRFDFDRFGLIPRMTPRQADLLITAGTITMKFAPTLIRLYEQMAEPKYVIAMGACTITGGMFSVDSPTVVRGVDKLIPVDVYLPGCPPRPEAIMDAIVKLRKKISADSIQEKDTKKQSHRYYSTTHKMKVVDPILTGKYLERHTSKQPLQELNPGLELPVNAAAKITEKLEK, encoded by the coding sequence GTGAACTCCTCTGCAACTGTCGCGCCAGACAAAATCATCAACCCCGTCGAACATCCGCAAGTTACCCAGCAATTATCAGAGAATGTAATATTAACTACCGTCGATGATCTGTACAATTGGGCGCGTCTTTCTAGTTTATGGCCTTTAATGTTCGGTACTGCTTGTTGCTTCATCGAATTTTCGGCTATGCTGGGTTCGCGATTTGATTTCGATCGCTTTGGTTTAATTCCCAGAATGACGCCTCGCCAAGCAGATTTGCTGATTACTGCCGGCACCATTACCATGAAATTCGCGCCAACTTTAATTCGGCTTTACGAACAAATGGCTGAACCAAAATATGTAATTGCAATGGGCGCTTGTACGATTACGGGCGGAATGTTTAGCGTTGATTCGCCTACCGTCGTGCGAGGTGTAGATAAACTAATTCCTGTCGATGTTTATTTGCCTGGTTGTCCGCCCAGACCGGAAGCTATCATGGATGCGATCGTGAAACTTCGCAAGAAAATCTCAGCAGATAGCATTCAAGAAAAAGATACGAAAAAACAATCTCACCGCTATTACAGTACTACCCATAAAATGAAAGTAGTTGACCCAATTTTAACGGGTAAATATCTGGAAAGGCATACTAGTAAACAACCACTTCAAGAATTAAATCCCGGACTTGAATTACCAGTAAACGCTGCTGCAAAAATTACTGAAAAGCTGGAGAAATAA
- a CDS encoding cytochrome P450, translated as MVTLQENRQSKPIAKVPEPNVPRWLQTFRGILWPLKYLEKTAKDCGDIYVAKFAGFPNQVILGNPKAIEELFTSDHKLFESAPTNQILQPLLGSYSLILHDGAYHQRQRKLLMPPFHGERMKAYGEIICEVTEKVIGDWKIGQPFTARHYTQEISMRVILRAVFGLAEGERYEQLNEKLTSLLEITGSPLSSSFLFLRSLQKDLGSWSPWGKFLRQRQEIDELLYAEIRERRAKNDLSGQDILSLMLAARDEEGQPMTDEELKDELMTLLFAGHETTATALAWALYWIHLLPEVKEKLLHELNGLGENPDLNAIAKLPYLNAICCETLRIYPVVLFTFARIPKEPVEIMGYQLEAGTMISPCIYLVHHREDLYPEPKQFKPERFLERQYSPFEFFPFGGSNRRCIGMAFAMFEMKLVLATILLKTELALAEKRPVFPVRRGVTMTPAGGVRLVLNSLKR; from the coding sequence ATGGTTACCTTACAAGAAAATCGCCAAAGCAAACCAATTGCCAAAGTACCAGAACCGAACGTTCCCCGTTGGTTGCAAACATTTCGAGGTATCCTGTGGCCTTTAAAATATCTGGAAAAAACCGCTAAAGATTGCGGTGATATTTACGTGGCAAAGTTTGCCGGATTTCCCAACCAAGTTATTCTCGGCAACCCAAAAGCAATTGAGGAACTTTTCACAAGTGACCATAAACTGTTTGAATCTGCACCGACTAACCAAATTTTGCAACCTTTATTAGGTAGTTATTCTCTAATTCTTCATGATGGGGCATATCATCAAAGACAACGCAAGTTATTGATGCCTCCCTTTCATGGGGAACGGATGAAAGCTTACGGAGAAATTATTTGTGAAGTGACAGAAAAAGTAATCGGGGATTGGAAAATCGGTCAACCGTTTACAGCCCGTCACTACACCCAAGAAATATCGATGCGGGTAATTTTACGAGCGGTTTTTGGTTTAGCTGAAGGAGAACGTTACGAACAATTAAATGAAAAACTTACTAGCTTGCTGGAGATTACTGGTTCTCCTTTAAGTTCTAGTTTCTTGTTTTTGCGATCGCTACAAAAAGACCTTGGTTCCTGGAGTCCTTGGGGGAAATTCCTGCGCCAAAGACAAGAAATCGACGAATTGCTTTATGCGGAAATTCGCGAAAGACGGGCTAAAAATGATTTATCTGGTCAAGATATTCTCAGCTTAATGTTAGCCGCCCGCGATGAAGAAGGCCAACCGATGACCGATGAAGAGTTAAAAGACGAGTTGATGACCTTGCTGTTTGCGGGACATGAAACGACTGCAACAGCTTTGGCATGGGCGTTGTACTGGATTCATCTTTTACCGGAAGTCAAAGAAAAGCTGCTGCACGAGTTAAACGGCTTGGGAGAAAACCCCGATTTAAACGCGATCGCAAAACTTCCCTATCTGAATGCTATTTGCTGCGAAACATTACGCATTTACCCGGTAGTTTTATTTACATTCGCTCGCATTCCTAAAGAACCCGTAGAAATCATGGGATATCAATTGGAAGCGGGAACTATGATATCTCCCTGCATTTACTTAGTTCATCATCGCGAAGATTTATATCCGGAACCAAAACAATTTAAACCAGAACGCTTCCTAGAAAGACAATATTCCCCATTTGAATTTTTCCCCTTTGGCGGTAGCAATCGCCGTTGTATTGGCATGGCTTTTGCAATGTTTGAAATGAAACTAGTACTGGCTACCATCTTGTTAAAAACAGAACTAGCGCTAGCAGAAAAACGTCCAGTTTTCCCCGTCCGTCGCGGCGTTACGATGACACCAGCCGGAGGGGTGCGTTTGGTTTTAAATAGTCTGAAGCGATAA
- a CDS encoding CHRD domain-containing protein, which produces MANIFKVAFSGNQEVPPIETPATATGSLQLNEIGDALSYNITVKGFDFGTLLGIAPVTPSTTDDVVGLHFHVGARGTNGAVVFGIANPTQDTDDRAIVINPDGSTTITGIWEQTDPANQPLSNFAPTLLATPGGADTNLYLNIHTNAFSGGELRGQLVGSTGIFDIGTENNDNLIGAEGDDTLFGRGGNDLISGNNGDDLINGNQGSDTIDGGIGNDSLFGGQGDDFLFGKSGNDVMFANIGNDSLSGGEGDDLMNGNQGNDTIDGNAGNDIIYGGQEDDLLIGSLGSDYLSGDKGNDILSGVDGSAASPGQNEVDILVGGEGADRFNLANNLQFYYVGDGNNGYAVIADFNPNEDRIQLRGGTGNYVLGASPNGLPGGTAIFQPINGQNDLVAIVQGTDNLNLGAAYISYV; this is translated from the coding sequence ATGGCCAATATATTCAAAGTTGCTTTTTCAGGCAATCAAGAAGTACCTCCCATCGAGACACCAGCTACTGCTACTGGTTCTTTACAACTAAATGAAATTGGGGATGCTCTTTCTTACAACATAACGGTTAAAGGTTTTGATTTCGGAACTTTATTGGGTATAGCACCCGTAACTCCCAGCACAACAGATGATGTAGTTGGTTTGCATTTCCATGTAGGAGCGCGAGGTACTAATGGCGCTGTAGTATTTGGAATTGCTAACCCAACGCAAGATACAGACGATCGCGCGATCGTCATTAACCCAGATGGCTCGACAACTATTACAGGTATTTGGGAACAAACCGATCCTGCCAATCAGCCGTTGAGTAATTTCGCACCGACTCTGCTCGCCACGCCTGGTGGTGCTGATACGAATTTATACTTGAACATCCATACCAATGCTTTTTCTGGCGGTGAACTGCGCGGTCAATTAGTTGGCTCGACTGGCATTTTTGATATAGGAACTGAGAATAACGATAATCTGATCGGTGCAGAGGGAGACGATACCTTATTTGGTAGAGGGGGAAATGACCTTATTTCCGGTAATAATGGCGACGATTTGATCAACGGCAATCAAGGTAGCGACACCATCGATGGAGGTATCGGTAACGATTCCCTCTTTGGTGGTCAAGGTGATGATTTTCTGTTCGGCAAATCTGGTAATGACGTGATGTTTGCCAACATCGGAAACGATTCCCTATCCGGCGGTGAAGGGGACGACTTGATGAACGGCAATCAAGGCAATGACACCATCGATGGGAATGCAGGCAACGATATTATCTACGGCGGTCAAGAAGACGATCTCCTGATCGGTAGCCTCGGTAGTGATTACTTAAGTGGCGATAAAGGTAACGATATTCTCAGTGGTGTTGATGGCAGTGCTGCTAGTCCCGGACAAAATGAAGTAGATATTTTAGTTGGTGGAGAAGGGGCCGATCGATTTAACTTGGCAAACAATCTGCAATTTTATTACGTTGGCGATGGTAATAACGGCTACGCCGTAATTGCAGACTTCAATCCTAATGAGGATAGAATTCAATTGCGGGGAGGGACGGGGAACTACGTATTGGGTGCTTCTCCCAATGGCTTACCTGGTGGAACGGCTATTTTTCAACCCATCAATGGCCAAAACGATTTGGTTGCGATCGTTCAAGGAACTGATAACCTGAACTTGGGCGCTGCTTACATCTCTTATGTTTAA
- a CDS encoding nucleotidyltransferase family protein has protein sequence MLPYFAIILAAGYSRRMGTCKASLPWGENQTLLSYQIEQFLLAGITPIVVLGLHNAERQKDCPIGTIILINPESKKGKTSSILVGLQAIPKNCQVLVISAVDQPRLTEIYQKLLQAQIANNPIITAPTYQGKLGHPLFFSSSALPYLENIREETFGLRQIVGDFYEEIQKVEFDMPVVLTDINTPENFSCRLG, from the coding sequence TTGCTTCCTTATTTCGCTATCATTCTTGCTGCTGGTTACTCCCGCCGAATGGGTACTTGCAAAGCTTCCCTACCTTGGGGAGAAAATCAAACTTTATTATCTTATCAAATAGAGCAATTTTTACTGGCAGGTATTACACCGATCGTAGTGCTTGGCCTCCATAATGCCGAGCGTCAAAAAGATTGTCCGATCGGTACGATAATTTTGATTAATCCAGAATCGAAAAAAGGCAAAACTAGTTCTATTTTGGTAGGATTACAAGCCATCCCCAAGAATTGTCAAGTTCTGGTTATCTCTGCCGTTGACCAACCAAGACTAACTGAAATTTACCAGAAGTTATTACAAGCGCAAATAGCCAATAACCCAATAATTACAGCCCCTACTTATCAGGGTAAATTAGGACATCCATTATTTTTTTCTTCGTCAGCGCTACCGTACTTAGAAAATATCCGAGAAGAAACTTTTGGATTGCGTCAAATTGTCGGAGATTTTTATGAGGAAATCCAGAAAGTAGAATTTGATATGCCTGTTGTTCTCACCGATATCAATACGCCAGAAAACTTTTCTTGTAGGTTAGGTTGA
- a CDS encoding XdhC/CoxI family protein yields MLDFYQQLAQAIQQNPVVLATVTSIKGSVPREVGAKMIVRADRSIVGTIGGGAGEAKVIQKAIEVLETGEKQLLEIDLSGATHRETQGVCGGTMQVWLERWTSANLSLLNQIIEILSAGNSATLVTPFVREMPIHLQTTQDEKNPILSFREVLLPPPTLLIIGAGHVAIPLAQIAHLAGFQIIVQDDRSEFAIEARFPQASTIIPFPITDNYPLPTENLYAALVTRGIQHDLAALRILLKQKTQYIGTIGSLKRVRLVKQQLVREGYPETIIEKIYAPIGLDIGALTPEEIAVSICAELIKVRRGGTGQSLSLFCSEDFSPRCRYED; encoded by the coding sequence ATGCTTGACTTCTACCAACAACTAGCTCAAGCTATCCAACAAAACCCCGTAGTTCTCGCTACTGTCACCAGCATCAAAGGTTCTGTTCCCAGAGAAGTGGGCGCAAAAATGATCGTTCGTGCCGATCGATCGATCGTCGGTACGATCGGTGGTGGTGCAGGCGAAGCAAAAGTTATCCAAAAAGCCATAGAAGTACTAGAAACTGGTGAAAAACAATTATTAGAAATCGATTTATCTGGCGCTACCCATCGAGAAACGCAAGGAGTTTGCGGCGGTACGATGCAAGTTTGGTTGGAACGTTGGACGAGTGCAAATTTATCGCTGTTAAATCAAATTATCGAAATTTTATCGGCAGGTAATTCAGCTACATTGGTGACACCATTTGTCCGCGAAATGCCAATACATTTACAAACTACCCAGGATGAAAAAAATCCTATCTTATCTTTTCGAGAAGTTTTATTACCGCCACCAACATTATTAATTATAGGTGCAGGTCACGTAGCGATTCCATTAGCGCAAATTGCACATTTAGCTGGATTTCAGATTATCGTACAAGATGACCGCTCGGAATTTGCCATCGAAGCAAGATTTCCTCAAGCATCTACAATTATCCCATTCCCGATTACCGATAATTACCCATTACCAACCGAAAATTTGTATGCCGCTCTAGTAACGAGAGGAATTCAACACGACTTAGCAGCATTGCGAATTTTGTTAAAACAAAAAACTCAATATATTGGTACGATCGGCTCTTTAAAGCGCGTTCGTCTAGTAAAACAACAATTAGTACGAGAAGGATATCCCGAAACTATAATTGAAAAAATTTATGCTCCCATCGGTTTAGATATCGGCGCTTTAACTCCAGAGGAAATTGCCGTCAGTATCTGTGCTGAATTAATTAAAGTTCGTCGTGGCGGAACCGGACAATCGCTAAGTTTATTTTGTAGTGAGGACTTCAGCCCTCGTTGCAGGTATGAGGACTGA